GGCTTGCCAACCAGGGTGGCTAATGGCCCAGCCTTATTGAGGCAAGCCTAACGCCGCGTTGGTCGATAAATAGCGCTGAAACCGCTCCGGTTCGTCGGTAATCGCGCTGGCAGCCCCCCAAGCCCATAGCGGGTGGAACGCATGGGGATCGTTAGGGGTATAGCAGAGCAGTGCGTAGCCTGCCTGCTGAACCGCATCAGCTTGAGCGCGCTTCAGGCGTGACCAGTGAGCATGGACGCTTAAGGCGTCGACTTCTTGGCATTGGGTTTGCCAGTCTTTTGGCAGGCGATTGAACAACATCCCCAGCGCCAGATTATCCGGCTTGGCAAATTTGCGGCTATGGCGCAGCGCCAGGCTATCAAACGATGACAGCACCAACCGTTCCGGGGCCAGCGCTTCCAGCACTTCGGGCAAGACACGCTCTACCAGTGCGATAGGGTCGTGGCCGCGATTGACCTTGAGCTCAAGATTGACCCCCATTTCCAGCTCGTTGAGCAGCGCTAGCATGGCGTCCAGGCGCGGCATCTTCTCGCCTGCAAAGTCATGGCCAAACCAGCGGCCCACATCCAGCGTTTGCGATTGCGGCCAGGTCATGCGGCGCAGTCTACCGCGTCCGTCTGAACAGCGTACGACATCTGCATCGTGCCAAATTACCGGCGTACCATCGCCGAGTAGCTGGACGTCGAGTTCGACCCAGGTTATACCCGCGCGATGGGCGGCGCGCACCGCCGCAAGGGTGTTTTCCGGGGCTGCGGCGGAGTAGCCGCGGTGGGCGATTAACGTGGGCAGTGAAATAGCAGGGTGCATTAGCAATGTTCCGGTAGCCGTCGGCGATCAACAAACGTGAGTCTAGCATGGGCGTTGTGACAACCGCGTTGCGCTACTGGGCCGTTAGCGTTAGCTTGCTAGCTGAGTCTGACCTTCATCCTATAAAAAAGGAGCTTTCTGTGTCTCAAGAACATTTGTCTCAACAACAGGCGTCTCAACGGATTCAATTTGCCCACACAGGTGGTTCCGAGGTGCTTGAACTGGTTGAAGTGACGCTGGCGGCGCCAGCCAAGGGCGAAGTCCGTATTGCCAACAAGGCGATCGGCCTTAACTTTATCGATATCTATTTTCGGACCGGGCTTTATCCAGCGCCTTCCATGCCCTCCGGCTTGGGCACCGAGGGCGCGGGTATTGTTGATGCGGTGGGCGAAGGCGTGACTCACTTGAAAGAAGGTGACCGTGTTGCCTACGCGCAAGGCCCCTTGGGCGCCTACGCTGAGCTGCATACTCTGCCCGCATCAAAAGTGGTCAAGCTGCCTGACTTTATCGATTTTGAAACGGCGGCGGCCAGCATGCTGAAAGGCTTGACCGTGCAGTATTTGTTTCGCCAAACCTATGAACTCAAAGGGGGCGAAACAATTTTGTTTCATGCCGCCGCCGGTGGCGTCGGTTCAATTGCCTGCCAGTGGGCCAAGGCACTGGGCGTTAAACTGATCGGTACGGTGAGTTCAAAAGAGAAGGCGGATCAGGCCATGGCCAACGGTGCCTGGGCCACCATTAATTACACCGAAGAAGACGTGGTCGAGCGCGTGCGCGAACTCACCAATGGCGAGATGTGCGACGTGGTGTACGACTCGGTGGGTAAAGACACCTGGGAGATGTCGCTGGACTGCCTCAAACCACGCTCGTTAATGGTCAGTTTTGGCAACGCCTCCGGCCCTGTTGACGGCGTTAATATCGGTATCCTCAATCAGAAAGGCGCCTTGTTTGTTACCCGTCCAAGCCTGAACGGCTATGCCGACACGCGCGAGCGTCTCGAGATGATGTGCGAGGACTTCTTTACCATGCTGGAAAGCGGCAAGATTAAAATTGATGTGGCTAATCGCTACCCGCTTAAAGACGTTGGTAAAGCGCAGGACGCGCTGCAAAGCCGCAAGACCACTGGCTCTACGGTGTTATTGCCCTAACGTTTTCCTGCTCCAAGACGAAAACCGCCCTCGGTTAGCGAGGGCGGTAGATAAGGGTGGATGGTTAAGTGTGGCTAGCCGTAGGCCAGGTTAGGTAGCCAGGTGACCAGCGCCGGAAAGAGGATCACCAGCAGTAGCCCCAGTGCCTGGATGCCGAGGAAGGGGAAAGAGGAACGGAAAATCTGACCCATCGTGATATGCGGCGGACAGACCCCCTTGATGTAGAACAGCGCATAGCCGAAAGGCGGGCTGAGAAACGACATCTGCATGTTGACCAGATAGATCACCCCAAACCACAGCGATACGTCAGTCGCGTCGACACCAGGCAGTCCAAATACGCCATCAAAGGTCATTCCCTTGATCAGCGGCACGAAGATAGGCACTGCCAGCAGCAGAATGCCGACCCAGTCGAGGAACATGCCCAGCGCCACCAACAGCACCATCATCAGCATCAGCACCGCATAGGGGCCAAGGCCCGCACCGGAGATCAACTCCTGCACGAAGGTCTGACCGCCCTGCAGAATATAGAAGCCGACGAAAATACTGGCACCGAAGATAATCCACATCACCATGGCCGAGGCCACCAGCGTTGTCATGCAAGCGGCGTGCAGGTTGGGCCAGGTCAGGCGCTTGTGCATGGCGGCGACCACCAGCGCACCGAAGGTACCGATGCCAGCGGCCTCTACCGGAGTGGCGATACCGGTAAAGATGATGCCCAGTACGAGTATCACCAGAACGATGGGTGCCAGCATGTTGCGCAACAGGCGTAGCTTCTCTTTCATGTCAACCCGGTCTTCGACCGGCATCGGCGGGGCCATCTTGATGTTAAGGGTGCCGCGTAGCCAACAGTAGAAGCCGTACATAAAGGCCAGTAGCAAGCCAGGAATCAACGAGCCAAGGTAGAGTTCACCTACCGACTGCTGGGCAATGACGCCATAAATGATCGCCAGAATCGAGGGCGGGATAAGGATACCCAGGGTGCCGCCGGCCATGATCGAGCCGATGGCAATTTCCGGATCATAGTTGCGCTTGAGCATCGCCGGGAGGGCAATCAGGCCCATGGTCACCACCGCTGCGCCAATCACGCCGACCATCGCCGCGAGAAGCGTTGAGGCAATAATCGTGGCAATGGCTAAACCTGCCTTGAGGCCGCCCATCCATTTGTAGACGACGTCGAATAGCTCTTCAATGATCCCGGCTTTCTCCAGTACCGACGCCATGAAGATGAACAGCGGAATGGCCGACAGCTGGTAGTTGGTCATCATGGGGA
This window of the Halomonas sp. SH5A2 genome carries:
- a CDS encoding glycerophosphodiester phosphodiesterase family protein, translating into MHPAISLPTLIAHRGYSAAAPENTLAAVRAAHRAGITWVELDVQLLGDGTPVIWHDADVVRCSDGRGRLRRMTWPQSQTLDVGRWFGHDFAGEKMPRLDAMLALLNELEMGVNLELKVNRGHDPIALVERVLPEVLEALAPERLVLSSFDSLALRHSRKFAKPDNLALGMLFNRLPKDWQTQCQEVDALSVHAHWSRLKRAQADAVQQAGYALLCYTPNDPHAFHPLWAWGAASAITDEPERFQRYLSTNAALGLPQ
- a CDS encoding NADPH:quinone reductase, whose protein sequence is MSQEHLSQQQASQRIQFAHTGGSEVLELVEVTLAAPAKGEVRIANKAIGLNFIDIYFRTGLYPAPSMPSGLGTEGAGIVDAVGEGVTHLKEGDRVAYAQGPLGAYAELHTLPASKVVKLPDFIDFETAAASMLKGLTVQYLFRQTYELKGGETILFHAAAGGVGSIACQWAKALGVKLIGTVSSKEKADQAMANGAWATINYTEEDVVERVRELTNGEMCDVVYDSVGKDTWEMSLDCLKPRSLMVSFGNASGPVDGVNIGILNQKGALFVTRPSLNGYADTRERLEMMCEDFFTMLESGKIKIDVANRYPLKDVGKAQDALQSRKTTGSTVLLP
- a CDS encoding TRAP transporter large permease subunit, whose amino-acid sequence is MNFEINFILPHWLYWSVLFLLPLLVMWLVDRSFRRGATVSGGDTAEIPAGEAVEVAYQPPGNLFTAVIDRISGFFGRYVAYWALIAPFVFAYEVLMRYAFNSPTNWAHESMTLMFGMQYLIAGAFALREGGHVRVDILYSRAKPINRAALDLLTSIFFFIFTIALLVTGWKFFSQAVSDRFFFGSSYANETSFTEWAIQFYPVKFMLFFGALLLLLQGIAQLIRDFQSYRHHRQERIDSRTFSTVLVAIGVILAIWTGFEMVNIATTDYESLAGSLEGALNNVGIGGLTLVMFGTLMVVLVAGLPLAFVTGGLGVCFLYLVGTQDMLNLMPSRIFPMMTNYQLSAIPLFIFMASVLEKAGIIEELFDVVYKWMGGLKAGLAIATIIASTLLAAMVGVIGAAVVTMGLIALPAMLKRNYDPEIAIGSIMAGGTLGILIPPSILAIIYGVIAQQSVGELYLGSLIPGLLLAFMYGFYCWLRGTLNIKMAPPMPVEDRVDMKEKLRLLRNMLAPIVLVILVLGIIFTGIATPVEAAGIGTFGALVVAAMHKRLTWPNLHAACMTTLVASAMVMWIIFGASIFVGFYILQGGQTFVQELISGAGLGPYAVLMLMMVLLVALGMFLDWVGILLLAVPIFVPLIKGMTFDGVFGLPGVDATDVSLWFGVIYLVNMQMSFLSPPFGYALFYIKGVCPPHITMGQIFRSSFPFLGIQALGLLLVILFPALVTWLPNLAYG